In a genomic window of Candidatus Eisenbacteria bacterium:
- the rplM gene encoding 50S ribosomal protein L13 → MRTTMFRREDVPRRWYVIDADGVVLGRLASAVAFRLRGKHSPFFTPHDDVGDYVIVVNAAKVRTTGRKAEQKSYHSHSGYFGGAKNVSFRARMERRPEWIVERAVRGMLPKNRLGRKLLRKLHVYRGADHPHRAQTPETFTL, encoded by the coding sequence TTGCGGACCACGATGTTCCGCCGGGAAGACGTTCCCCGGCGATGGTACGTGATCGACGCGGACGGGGTCGTGCTCGGACGTCTCGCGTCGGCGGTCGCATTTCGGCTGCGGGGGAAGCACTCCCCCTTCTTCACGCCGCATGACGACGTCGGGGACTACGTGATCGTCGTGAACGCGGCCAAGGTGCGCACGACCGGGCGGAAGGCGGAGCAGAAGAGCTACCACAGCCACTCCGGCTACTTCGGCGGAGCGAAGAACGTCTCGTTCCGCGCGCGGATGGAGAGGCGCCCGGAGTGGATCGTGGAGAGGGCGGTGCGGGGCATGCTGCCGAAGAACCGGCTCGGCCGGAAGCTCCTTCGAAAACTCCACGTGTACCGCGGAGCGGACCATCCGCACCGCGCGCAGACCCCGGAAACGTTTACTCTTTAA
- the rpsI gene encoding 30S ribosomal protein S9, which yields MIDATGRRKTATARVRIVPGDGKRTVNGRPIAEYFPRHGHRRIVEEPFEAVGAEKRFDLIAEVRGGGPTGQAGAIRLGVARALVDFDGSTRKALRSAGLLTRDPREVERKKYGMAGARKRFQFSKR from the coding sequence ATGATCGATGCGACCGGCCGGAGAAAGACGGCGACGGCCCGCGTTCGGATCGTTCCCGGCGACGGGAAGAGAACCGTGAACGGGCGGCCGATAGCGGAGTACTTCCCGCGCCACGGGCACCGGAGGATCGTCGAGGAGCCTTTCGAGGCGGTCGGGGCCGAGAAACGCTTCGACCTGATCGCCGAGGTGAGGGGGGGCGGCCCGACCGGGCAGGCGGGCGCGATTCGGCTCGGCGTCGCGCGCGCGCTGGTCGACTTCGACGGGTCGACGCGGAAGGCTCTCCGGAGCGCAGGGCTCCTGACGCGGGACCCGCGCGAGGTGGAGCGGAAGAAATACGGGATGGCCGGCGCCCGGAAGCGCTTCCAGTTCTCGAAGCGCTAG
- the rpsB gene encoding 30S ribosomal protein S2, with protein MTEITLKELLEAGVHFGHQTRRWNPKMKPFIFIERNGIYILDLQKTLVCIANACTAVQRVVRAGRSVLFVGTKRQAKEVVAEEARRAGMYYVNERWFGGLLTNFQTIRKRADHYEELVRMREEGKFALFSKKEALGLEKRADKLEKVLRGVVEMRELPGLVFVVDTKKEHLAVREANRLGIPVVALVDTNSDPDPIDYPIPANDDAIRSIRLVTQRIADMIIESRQHADKERDAAPQGPSRPAAHAPRADAGSAGAP; from the coding sequence TTGACCGAAATCACGTTGAAAGAGCTGCTCGAAGCGGGTGTCCACTTCGGCCACCAGACGCGCCGCTGGAACCCGAAGATGAAACCCTTTATCTTCATCGAACGGAACGGAATCTACATCCTCGATCTTCAGAAGACCCTCGTCTGCATCGCGAACGCCTGCACCGCGGTTCAGCGGGTGGTGCGCGCGGGCCGGTCGGTTCTCTTCGTCGGGACCAAGCGTCAGGCGAAAGAGGTCGTCGCGGAGGAAGCCCGCCGCGCCGGCATGTACTACGTGAACGAACGCTGGTTCGGCGGTCTTCTCACCAACTTCCAGACCATCCGCAAGCGCGCCGACCACTACGAGGAGCTGGTGCGCATGCGGGAGGAAGGGAAGTTCGCCCTCTTCTCCAAGAAGGAAGCGCTCGGCCTCGAGAAACGGGCCGACAAGCTGGAGAAGGTCCTTCGGGGAGTCGTCGAGATGCGCGAGCTTCCGGGGCTCGTCTTCGTGGTCGACACGAAGAAGGAGCACCTCGCCGTGCGGGAAGCGAACCGCCTCGGCATTCCGGTGGTGGCGCTCGTGGACACGAACTCGGATCCCGATCCGATCGATTACCCGATCCCGGCCAACGACGACGCGATCCGGTCGATCCGCCTCGTGACGCAAAGGATCGCGGACATGATCATCGAATCCCGCCAGCACGCCGACAAGGAGCGGGACGCCGCTCCGCAGGGGCCGAGCCGCCCGGCGGCTCATGCGCCCCGAGCGGACGCGGGCTCGGCGGGCGCTCCGTAG
- the tsf gene encoding translation elongation factor Ts produces MTISAERVKELRERTGAGMMECKKALVEASGDMEKAVEHLRKIGAAVAAKKEGRATKDGLIFSYIHPGGRLGVLVEVNCETDFVARTADFQTFVKDIAMHIAASSPIAVRREDVPAEVIAKETEIYQAQAAASGKPPAVCAKMVEGRIEKFFEEQVLLEQPFIRDPKTKVRDLVTAMIAKVGENIGVRRFARFGLGEG; encoded by the coding sequence ATGACAATCAGCGCTGAACGTGTGAAGGAACTCCGCGAGCGGACCGGAGCCGGCATGATGGAGTGCAAGAAGGCTCTGGTCGAGGCGAGCGGCGACATGGAAAAGGCGGTCGAGCACCTGCGCAAGATCGGAGCGGCGGTCGCCGCGAAGAAGGAAGGCCGCGCAACCAAGGACGGGCTCATCTTCTCGTACATCCACCCGGGCGGCCGGCTCGGCGTGCTGGTCGAGGTGAACTGCGAGACCGACTTCGTGGCGCGCACGGCTGATTTCCAGACCTTCGTGAAGGACATCGCAATGCACATCGCGGCATCCTCGCCGATCGCGGTCCGGCGCGAGGACGTGCCGGCCGAGGTGATCGCGAAGGAGACGGAGATCTACCAGGCGCAGGCGGCGGCCTCCGGGAAGCCCCCGGCGGTCTGCGCGAAGATGGTCGAGGGACGGATCGAGAAGTTCTTCGAGGAGCAGGTTCTCTTGGAGCAGCCCTTCATCCGCGATCCGAAGACGAAGGTCCGGGATCTCGTGACCGCCATGATCGCGAAGGTGGGCGAGAACATCGGGGTTCGCCGGTTCGCCCGCTTCGGGCTCGGCGAAGGATAA
- a CDS encoding UMP kinase, whose translation MAPGPYRRVLLKLSGEMLAGTSRAGIDRETLAWLGGQIKTVHERGVDLGLVVGGGNIYRGLQGTADGMDRGSADSMGMLATIINALALQDTLERIGVDTRVMTAVRVDALAEPYIRRRAIRHLEKRRVVLLAGGTGNPFFTTDTAAALRAAELRAELLAKATRVEGIYSADPERTPTATRYKTISYSDFLRQDLKVMDATAVTLCRENAIPIVVFHLEKDNLVRLLAGEEIGTTVKEAV comes from the coding sequence GTGGCGCCCGGTCCGTATCGAAGGGTTCTTCTCAAGCTTTCCGGGGAGATGCTCGCCGGGACCTCGCGGGCCGGCATCGATCGCGAGACCCTCGCGTGGCTCGGAGGGCAGATCAAGACTGTTCACGAAAGAGGCGTCGATCTCGGCCTCGTGGTCGGCGGGGGGAACATCTATCGGGGGCTTCAGGGGACGGCGGATGGGATGGATCGCGGGAGCGCGGATTCCATGGGGATGCTCGCGACGATCATCAACGCGCTCGCCCTCCAGGACACGCTCGAACGGATCGGGGTCGACACGCGGGTGATGACCGCCGTGCGGGTCGACGCGCTCGCGGAGCCGTACATTCGACGCCGCGCGATCCGGCATCTCGAGAAGCGGCGGGTGGTCCTTCTCGCGGGAGGGACGGGAAACCCGTTCTTCACGACGGACACAGCGGCGGCGCTTCGAGCGGCGGAGCTCCGCGCGGAGCTCCTCGCGAAGGCCACGCGGGTCGAGGGGATCTACAGCGCGGACCCCGAAAGGACGCCAACGGCAACACGTTATAAGACAATCAGCTATAGCGATTTTCTTAGACAGGATCTCAAGGTGATGGACGCCACGGCGGTCACGCTCTGCCGAGAGAACGCCATTCCGATTGTGGTTTTCCACTTGGAGAAAGACAACCTCGTCCGGCTCCTCGCGGGGGAGGAGATCGGCACCACGGTGAAGGAGGCGGTCTGA
- the frr gene encoding ribosome recycling factor, giving the protein MGGDVMQEAAERMKKAEEALARELAGIRTGKANPALLDPIKVEYYGAPTPLRQLANIAAPEPRLLVIQPFDKRAIPEIEKAILKSPLGLNPASDGNLIRIPIPSLTEERRRELTKLVRKMGENAKVAVRNIRRDANDRLKKMEKDGAVTEDEGKKQLEKVQDLTNKNIDEIDKMIERKEKEVMEV; this is encoded by the coding sequence ATGGGCGGCGATGTCATGCAGGAAGCGGCGGAACGGATGAAGAAGGCGGAGGAGGCGCTCGCGAGGGAGCTCGCGGGAATCCGTACGGGGAAGGCGAACCCGGCCCTTCTGGATCCGATCAAGGTTGAATACTACGGGGCTCCGACACCTCTGCGGCAGCTCGCGAACATCGCGGCGCCGGAGCCTCGGCTTCTCGTCATCCAGCCTTTCGACAAGCGCGCGATTCCGGAGATCGAGAAGGCGATCCTGAAGTCTCCGCTCGGCTTGAATCCTGCGAGCGACGGCAACCTGATCCGCATCCCGATCCCGTCGCTCACGGAGGAACGGCGGCGCGAGCTAACGAAGCTCGTTCGGAAGATGGGCGAGAACGCGAAGGTTGCGGTGCGAAACATTCGGCGCGACGCGAACGACCGTCTGAAGAAGATGGAGAAGGACGGAGCGGTTACCGAGGACGAGGGGAAGAAGCAGCTGGAGAAGGTCCAGGATCTCACGAACAAGAACATCGACGAGATCGACAAGATGATCGAGCGGAAGGAGAAGGAGGTCATGGAGGTTTGA
- a CDS encoding isoprenyl transferase, giving the protein MKEEILSRGNVPRHVAIIMDGNGRWAKERGLPRIAGHHAAVESVRDVVRGAGAVGIEVLSLFTFSIENWSRPREEVDALMLLLERTLPAEVPELDRNRVRLHAVGRLGDLPASVRRSLGEACEALAGNDGLDLVLALSYGGQAELVDAAAALARDVEAGILHSDEIDAERFREKLATYPFPEPDLLIRTSGEHRISNFYLWQIAYAELVFTPVHWPDFRAEHLYGAIREYQERERRFGGVAPAARRG; this is encoded by the coding sequence CTGAAAGAGGAGATCCTCTCCCGCGGAAACGTGCCGCGTCATGTGGCGATCATCATGGACGGCAACGGAAGGTGGGCGAAGGAGAGAGGTCTTCCGCGGATCGCGGGGCATCACGCGGCGGTCGAGTCGGTGCGCGATGTGGTGCGAGGGGCGGGCGCCGTGGGAATCGAGGTGCTCAGCCTCTTCACGTTTTCGATCGAGAACTGGAGCCGGCCGCGGGAGGAGGTAGACGCGCTCATGCTCCTCTTGGAGAGAACCCTCCCCGCCGAGGTCCCGGAGCTCGATCGGAACCGGGTCCGGCTGCACGCGGTGGGGCGGCTCGGCGACCTTCCGGCGTCCGTGCGGCGGTCGCTCGGCGAGGCGTGCGAAGCGCTCGCCGGAAACGACGGTCTCGATCTCGTGCTCGCTCTCTCCTATGGGGGGCAGGCGGAGCTCGTGGACGCCGCCGCGGCGCTCGCGCGCGACGTCGAGGCGGGGATCCTCCACTCGGACGAGATCGACGCGGAGCGCTTCCGCGAGAAACTCGCGACTTACCCCTTCCCCGAACCGGATCTCCTCATCCGCACGAGCGGCGAGCACCGGATCTCGAACTTCTACCTCTGGCAGATCGCCTACGCGGAGCTCGTCTTCACGCCTGTCCACTGGCCGGATTTCCGGGCGGAGCATTTGTACGGTGCCATTCGCGAATACCAGGAACGGGAGCGCCGCTTCGGAGGGGTCGCCCCCGCCGCGAGAAGGGGGTAG
- a CDS encoding phosphatidate cytidylyltransferase yields the protein MPFANTRNGSAASEGSPPPREGGRRTGALRFRILSAVLFLPPFVWITRAGSIPFALFTGAVALLGTWEMVRLLGARGDRPSLPFALAFSAGAIALLYLGRLDRVFLYACVFFMLVLLSLPARKGGSAFERAAGASFVFLYAALLPGFLVLLRELPRAEGIPEEYARGAGFVFLLFLSVWGCDTGAYTVGRLFGRRPLAPSISPKKTIEGAVGGVLFAVAGAFAARAWFVDELRAGDALMIGLGAGVLAQAGDLVESKLKREAAVKDSGPFIPGHGGVLDRFDSIFLAAPFVYLYLRIALFGGV from the coding sequence GTGCCATTCGCGAATACCAGGAACGGGAGCGCCGCTTCGGAGGGGTCGCCCCCGCCGCGAGAAGGGGGTAGGCGGACGGGAGCGCTCCGCTTTCGCATCCTGTCCGCGGTCCTGTTCCTTCCGCCGTTCGTGTGGATCACGCGCGCCGGATCGATTCCCTTCGCGCTCTTCACGGGCGCGGTCGCGCTTCTCGGCACCTGGGAGATGGTTCGGCTTCTCGGCGCGCGCGGCGATCGTCCCTCTCTCCCCTTCGCTCTCGCCTTCTCTGCGGGGGCGATCGCTCTCCTCTATCTCGGGCGGCTCGACCGCGTCTTTCTCTACGCGTGCGTCTTCTTCATGCTCGTTCTCCTCTCGCTGCCGGCGCGAAAGGGAGGGTCGGCGTTCGAGCGGGCGGCGGGCGCGTCCTTCGTCTTCCTCTACGCCGCGCTGCTTCCCGGATTCCTCGTTCTTCTTCGGGAGCTTCCGCGCGCGGAGGGAATCCCGGAGGAGTACGCGCGCGGCGCGGGGTTCGTCTTTCTTCTCTTCCTCTCGGTCTGGGGGTGCGACACGGGGGCGTACACGGTGGGGCGGCTGTTCGGGCGGCGCCCGCTCGCACCCTCGATCAGCCCGAAGAAGACGATCGAAGGCGCTGTCGGAGGTGTTCTCTTCGCCGTGGCGGGGGCGTTCGCCGCGCGCGCGTGGTTCGTCGACGAGCTTCGGGCGGGGGACGCGCTCATGATCGGTCTCGGCGCGGGAGTGCTCGCGCAGGCGGGGGATCTCGTCGAGTCGAAGTTGAAGCGCGAGGCGGCGGTCAAGGACTCCGGGCCGTTCATCCCGGGGCATGGAGGAGTGCTCGACCGGTTCGACAGCATCTTTCTCGCCGCGCCGTTCGTGTACCTCTACCTCCGCATCGCGCTGTTCGGGGGGGTGTGA
- a CDS encoding 1-deoxy-D-xylulose-5-phosphate reductoisomerase, which produces MKPARIVLLGSTGSIGKNVLRVVDEFPDRFLIVALAAGSDVESLAEQIARYRPERAALAREEDALRAASRTGAPVFAGEAGLLELVERTRGEILVNAIVGAAGLRPTLAAIGRFRRIALANKESLVAAGEIVMRRAREAGTEILPIDSEHAALHQCLAGRGTGGVRRIVLTASGGPFRGLGADELDRVRVEDALAHPTWVMGKKITIDSATLMNKGLEVIEAMHLFGIPPDRIDVVVHPQSVIHSLVEFEDGSYLAELGETDMRRSIRYALSFPERLPVRSAYDLTAQKPLTFERPDRERFPCLRLAYEAARRGGTAPTVLNAANEIAVETFLSRAIGFREIPAVIEETMKRVPAREAPDEEDVFQADAAARGAARAFLEPRVSPGRAEPDGQARSSTC; this is translated from the coding sequence ATGAAGCCGGCGCGGATCGTTCTCCTCGGCTCGACCGGATCGATCGGGAAGAACGTCCTTCGCGTGGTGGACGAGTTCCCCGATCGCTTCCTGATCGTGGCGCTCGCTGCCGGAAGCGATGTCGAGTCGCTCGCGGAGCAGATCGCCCGGTATCGTCCGGAGCGGGCGGCGCTCGCGCGCGAGGAGGACGCCCTCCGCGCCGCGTCCCGAACGGGAGCGCCGGTCTTCGCCGGAGAAGCGGGGCTTCTCGAACTTGTCGAGCGGACGCGGGGTGAGATCCTCGTGAACGCGATCGTCGGCGCGGCCGGGCTCCGTCCGACGCTCGCCGCGATCGGGCGCTTTCGAAGAATCGCGCTCGCGAACAAGGAGAGCCTGGTGGCCGCGGGCGAGATCGTGATGAGGCGCGCGCGCGAGGCGGGGACCGAGATCCTCCCGATCGACAGCGAGCACGCGGCACTCCACCAGTGCCTCGCGGGACGCGGAACGGGCGGCGTTCGCCGGATCGTTCTCACCGCCTCGGGAGGCCCCTTTCGGGGGCTCGGGGCGGACGAGCTCGATCGCGTGCGGGTGGAGGACGCGCTCGCGCACCCGACGTGGGTCATGGGGAAGAAGATCACGATCGACTCGGCCACCCTGATGAACAAGGGGCTCGAGGTGATCGAGGCGATGCACCTTTTCGGGATCCCTCCGGATCGAATCGATGTGGTCGTTCACCCGCAAAGTGTGATTCACTCGCTTGTGGAGTTCGAGGACGGGTCCTATCTCGCGGAGCTCGGCGAGACGGACATGAGGCGGTCGATCCGCTACGCTCTCTCGTTTCCGGAGAGGCTCCCGGTGCGGAGCGCGTACGACCTGACCGCGCAGAAGCCCTTGACTTTCGAGCGGCCGGACCGGGAGCGCTTCCCGTGTCTCCGGCTCGCGTACGAAGCAGCGAGGCGCGGAGGGACCGCGCCGACAGTCCTCAACGCCGCGAACGAGATCGCGGTGGAGACATTTCTCTCCCGCGCGATCGGGTTTCGGGAGATCCCGGCAGTGATCGAGGAGACGATGAAGCGGGTCCCCGCGAGGGAGGCCCCGGACGAGGAAGACGTCTTCCAGGCGGATGCTGCCGCGCGCGGGGCCGCGCGCGCCTTTCTCGAGCCGCGCGTTTCCCCGGGGCGCGCGGAGCCGGACGGGCAAGCGAGGAGCTCGACATGCTGA